DNA sequence from the Solirubrobacterales bacterium genome:
CGCGGGCTCTCGATGGTCGACGGCGCCGTGCTGCTGGTCGACGCCTCGGAGGGCCCCCTGCCGCAGACGCGCTTCGTCCTTCGCAAGGCACTTGAGGCGAAGCTGCCGCTGATCTGCCTCGTCAACAAGGTGGACCGCCCCGACGCCCGCATCACCGAGGTCGTCCACGCCGTGTACGAGCTCTTTCTCGACCTCGACGCCACCGAGGAGCAAATCGAGTTCCCGATCGTCTACGCATCGGCTCGCGAGGGATGGGCGTCGCTCGACCCCGCGGAGCGCGACGACCACCTGGGCCCGCTCTTTGCCACCCTCGCCGGGCGGATTCCGGCGCCTAGCGGCGACCCGGACGCGCCCCTGCAGGCGCGGGTGACGAGCCTCGACGCCTCCCCCTACCACGGCCGGCTCGCCGTCTGCCGCGTGCACCGCGGGACGATCAGGCGCGCCGCCGAAGTCTCGTGGTGCCGGCGCGACGGAAGCGTCGAGCGCGCCCGCATCGCCGAGCTCTACATCACCCAGGGGTTGGAGCGCACGGAGGTCGCCTCCGCCGGGGCGGGCGAGATCGTCGTCATCGCGGGGATTGCGGAGGTCACGATCGGCGAGACGATCGCGGACCTCGACGAGCCCGAGGCGCTGCCCCTCCTCGCCGTGGACGAGCCGGCGCTGGCAATGACGATCGGCGTCAACACCTCGCCGCTGGCGGGCCGGTCGGGCGAGAGGCTCACCGGCCGCCAGCTCGACGAACGCCTGCAGCGCGAGCTGGTGGGCAACGTCTCGATCCAGGTGCGCCCGACCGAGGCCGCGGACGCCTGGGAGGTACAGGGCAGGGGGGAGCTTCAGCTGGCGGTGCTCGTCGAGACGATGCGCCGCGAGGGCTTCGAGCTGACGGTGGGAAAGCCGCAGGCGATGACGCGCGAGATCGACGGGCGCATTCACGAGCCGGTCGAGCGGCTCTCGATCGACATCCCCGAGGACTACATGGGCGTGGTGAGCCAGCTCCTCGCGC
Encoded proteins:
- the typA gene encoding translational GTPase TypA yields the protein MTELRNIAIISHVDHGKTTLVDAMLRQAGTFAAHEEVVERIMDSGDQERERGITILAKNASLMLERPGEPDLKINIVDTPGHADFGGEVERGLSMVDGAVLLVDASEGPLPQTRFVLRKALEAKLPLICLVNKVDRPDARITEVVHAVYELFLDLDATEEQIEFPIVYASAREGWASLDPAERDDHLGPLFATLAGRIPAPSGDPDAPLQARVTSLDASPYHGRLAVCRVHRGTIRRAAEVSWCRRDGSVERARIAELYITQGLERTEVASAGAGEIVVIAGIAEVTIGETIADLDEPEALPLLAVDEPALAMTIGVNTSPLAGRSGERLTGRQLDERLQRELVGNVSIQVRPTEAADAWEVQGRGELQLAVLVETMRREGFELTVGKPQAMTREIDGRIHEPVERLSIDIPEDYMGVVSQLLALRKGRMEDMVNHGTGWVRLDYLVPARGLIGIRNEFLTETRGTGILHTVFERYEPWHGEITTRPTGSLVADRRGITASFALMNLQERGQLFVGPGEAVYEGMVIGENARAEDLDVNPTKEKQQTNIRAAGSDEAVRLIPHHRLSLDQALEFIREDECVEVTPEAVRLRKQVLPAVERVKLARAGKRRGRVTTT